The candidate division TA06 bacterium genome has a window encoding:
- the lptC gene encoding LPS export ABC transporter periplasmic protein LptC — protein MKKKYIYTALVLVLLTGCKKEQASQPAVEPAFSPSQTIQGFKLTETQAGLRVWVLVADQANTFNEQHLVEMFKLKIDFYRKAGDSISANLTADSGKINTDSRNMETRRNVVLTTKDGMKLLTDYLDWSNQDRRFTTESKVRLEKDGDWLEGEGMSASPDLKEIELKRNVRGKKELLTGLEGIQ, from the coding sequence ATGAAAAAAAAATACATATATACTGCCCTTGTCCTTGTACTTTTAACCGGGTGCAAGAAGGAACAGGCTTCCCAGCCGGCGGTGGAGCCTGCTTTTTCCCCGTCCCAGACCATCCAGGGTTTCAAACTGACCGAGACCCAGGCTGGCCTGAGGGTTTGGGTGCTGGTGGCCGACCAGGCCAACACCTTCAACGAACAGCATCTGGTGGAGATGTTCAAACTGAAGATCGATTTTTACCGCAAGGCCGGGGATTCCATCAGCGCCAACCTGACCGCCGATTCCGGCAAGATCAACACGGACAGCCGCAACATGGAGACCCGCCGGAACGTGGTGCTGACCACCAAGGACGGGATGAAACTTTTGACCGATTATCTGGACTGGAGCAACCAGGACCGGCGCTTTACCACCGAGTCCAAGGTCCGGCTGGAGAAGGACGGAGACTGGCTGGAAGGCGAGGGCATGAGCGCCAGCCCCGACCTTAAGGAGATCGAGCTCAAGCGCAATGTCCGGGGCAAGAAGGAACTGCTGACCGGGCTGGAGGGGATCCAGTGA